From Daucus carota subsp. sativus chromosome 6, DH1 v3.0, whole genome shotgun sequence:
ttgtaataaaaGGAATTTTTACTTGTCTATTGtaacataaatttttttatacgaTAAATGTTGTCTTTACTTTTACGATAAATTTTTACTTTTACTATATTGTCTTTATTTTCtatgtttttttgttgttgattttatattttccgCCAGCGCTAAAAGTTAGGTGTTATATTTAATGACAGGTAAGATATTAGAAGGTCAGCAAAGTAATTTCTGATTACTGCACAAACTAAAATTTTACTGCATTTGCAACCAGAATCCAGATGTCATCACAGCTTTAGTCCAGAAGCCCAATAAGTAATGGGCTCTTGTGCAAAATGTGGACGACACAAGCATTTTCCAAAGAAAATGTGGACGATAAAATTGAGTCAGGAAATCATCTTGTAAAATCTTCTCGGGCCCACTACTTCAATTCCGATTTTCAGTCTGAACGTTTTCTAAAACGTCATGGAATGCGTACAAGGCTGCCAACAAACAAACGATAAGAAGCATCTAGAAGAACATTTCTATCCATTCAAAATCTCCTCCAAAGAAGAGCAAAATTAACTAGAAGAAAAAAACGCGTTCGCTTTCAAAAAGAGGCAATATTATTCTGATTTTGACATTACGCTCCCAATTTTTAtgatcaaaagaaaagaacacAAACTTTCAATACAGCCTAAATAAATATCCGACGAGTTTGGTGGCTCATGTCAAAACACACAAGTCTGGTGGCTTCACAtgagtttttgtttttgtgttttttaaacaaattcaataattcaaataaaataataaattaacataggtataatttgtaatcttattttttgttcacattttttggtttggtactcacTTTTTGGAACAAAAAGtctacatatttaaaaaaaattataatgatgttaaaattaaaattaaaattataaatatacaattttgaatatctctTTTTAATAAGAACCTTCGTTTAACTCTTTTAAAttctaacgtgttctatttcaatataaacgcGAACCATTGCATAACTTTTTCAAACTCTAATATGTTAAGATATGCGAAATATGAAAAAGATGAttgaaaattaattgaataatagattatcacatattaataacaaaacaatatttatatattgataataaattatgaaaactaCATTTTTGTGAGAAGATATAatcatttttttgattaaaattcaatttattattattattaatatagtaataaaatgatgttaaaatttaatataatcattcaatttattaatattaatatagtaataaaataattttaaaatttaaattaaaaacaataaattatgaattatatacccgctcgtgtttcgcacgggttaaaggccgGTTAAAATAAAAAGCCAGTCCATTACATTTGCACAGACCACAAACCTATTTCACCTCGTCATTCAAAAAGCtaagttaattttgtttcatattcTTCTCCGTTAAAATTTTTGTACATATGtgagatataaaaaaatatattttatatattactttttaagaaaatttaatatttatattattttaaaagaaattttcGAAAAATAACATACAAATGTATGTGTTTTCATCTGAAACTACATGTAAACTGCTCATTATTTTGGAATGGCagaatatattttatctatatataatatatattagtttaactTCTGACAGAAGGGAGAAAGCCAAATACGCCCTCTGAGTTTGAACTTTTTCCATCGACTTTTAAGAGTTTTGATCGCATACataatattgttatttttaattttttttatgaataaaaatatattaataatatttttattcacaaaaaaatttaaaaataataattttagatgtgcggttaaaatttctaaaaatacgtgcaaaaaagtcaagagTCTAATGTATCCGAAGGGAGTATTAATCTTATACAATGGTAATAATAAATAGCCATTAAATCCGTAATTGTAGGTATGATTGCGAAAATTAGGGATTGTGAAGTTCCAATtcaagaattaacaaacaaatttgatgaattaaaattttagtcaatACAATTATAATCagtaaaacatattttttaaattaatcaatattttttaaaattaagcaattttttataagtaaattaattttttaaaaatgacttACGACAAAAAGGATATAAGAAATAAATAGACGGAACaccatataataaaataattttttctccCACAATCGCATTTTAATTAGACATCatcgaaataaaaaataatactttgTTGTTGTGGATAAAGGGCGGCGAGAAAAGcgtaagaaaacaaaaaaacaaaaaaaaaacacggaAGAGCGTGTGTGGCTATTGCATTCGCGGCTGCCTATATATACGCATTTTTCTGTCCATGACTGACATATAGCATCTCTGCTTCTGATTAGggatttttttgagaaaaagaaaaatggcATTGGTAAAGGCTCAGGAATTAGTTTCAGCCAATGGAGTCGTCGTCTTCAggtctctccctctctctctctctctccctctctccctctccctctccctctctctctcgttcATTgttgttgataaaattttatcgGTATGTTTAGAATGAAGCATCTGCAAGCATATGCCATATAGACATTCATATATGTATGCTCATGTTAATTAGTGATTACTGGATAAAATGTAATTGGAATAATTCAAATGAAATGGAAACTTGGATCTGAACTTATCCTGATTCAATTGTTTGATTAATATGATTATGCAGCAAAACTTACTGCTCGTATTGCGCGTCGGTGAAGAAGTTGTTTAATGATCTTGGAGTCACTTACAAGCTCCTCGAGTTGGATGTTGAAAGTGAGTCCTCTCTTTTCACTACTACTCCCCCCTTGTTTTACTTCATTGAACTATTAATACACCATTAAAAGGAATACTttctatcatttttttaaaaaaaatctcagcTCACACATGTGATATGTAATATGTAGTTGTAATTTTGTGTTACATCATTAATCAGGTTTtttagctgatttatcttctgCAGTGTTAGATGTCATGGGTATTTTTGCGGGGTTTTCTTAGAGTtggaaattagaattttaagttgcaagttttttgtttgtttgttttttaatttgtgATAGAGAGATTCGAACCTGCTAATTGTTTCGACCTTAATTTGAAGCCATACCAAACTCAGCCATCTCAAGTTCTTAAAAATGCCACATACAGTTTCTTCTTATATTCTGAAAAGTTCGGAGTACTCTATAGTTATAGTTAAGCATTTCATTTTGTGATCATAAGTTACCAGGACTCGAGTATGGCTGCACGACACGGGCACGGATcattatttttctgaaaattaggATTCTCGGATGTGAGTCCAAAATCGGACACGGGTGCGGGGACTTGGCATATAAGctttgaaaatttatatgttcTTAATCCATTTTACatctgaaaaaatatttatgactAGTGTGTTCGAATAATTAAACTTATGCACGTGATTATATGTCATATCCGTGTCATATAGTCAAAGGATAACATAGAAAGGTCAGATATGGACTTTACTCTTCACAAGCAAGTTGTTGTAAGTCCTTTTATATCATTCTGATCTTAAGTGGTACAAGATGAAGTGTCCGGTTTCAATATGAAGGATCCGATTCAGATCCCGTacccacacccatgtcatgtccGGTCGACATGGGTATAAGGCCAAAATCAAAGAGTCCGGGAGACAGAGTTGTAATCACTGGGaaaatataattgtttattTCTTTATCTTTTAGTGCTCAACATTTTAAAGTATATACTTGTCATTTGTCAACCATCCGTTAGTAGagcattttaaaatatttttgtatacTAAAATAAACTGCATGACTACACTTTAATTAAGGTGACGGAAGTGAAATTCAAGCAGCACTAGCAGAATGGACTAAACAGAGGACTGTGCCAAATGTATTCATTGGAGGGAAGCATATTGGTGGCAGTGATTGTATGTTTCAATTACTCAAAACATGCCTATATTACAACATAATCACTTTGTAATAATTTTCTATATTGCTTATATGttcatttattatttctttttgtgTTCTTGCAGCTGTATTTGCGTTGCGCAAGAGTGAGAAACTTATTCCATTGCTGACTGAAGCTAAAGCTCTTTCTGTTTCCAGTAGTTCTTGATTCTGAGGTGCTATGTTGAGCTTTGGGGATACagtactataaaataaataaataacagtTGGATGTAATGTATTCAGTCGTTTAACAATGATGTTATGTATCAGTAGGGAATGCTACTATTGTGAACTTGATGTATGAATGGtgatttgattaatattatGAAGTTGCCGtaattttttcatcatttttaataaatattttgttatatatccCAATGAgttatatttatttctaaatCATTGATTAGATCTAAACACTGATGAAAAGATGTGTAGGCTCTTCTAGATCAATACCCTCCATTGTAAAATTTGGTTGAGATTCAATTTGTTTGGCAGCAGTGACCTGAAAAGTGATTCATAGGGATAGTAGTGTTCTGAATGAAATCAGAAtctaaaaatcatatttatatacaaatttaaaagtcTTGCTCAAACACACGCACAAATCGTGAGCTTGAGATGGTGATCCTAAATTTGATCATTCGAGGTTAAGGACAATAGGTATGCCTTTAGCCAAGGTTCTTACTTGGCAGATGACCAATAAAGCAGTTTTTGCATTTAGGACCAAGGTTTTCAGAGGTTCTTACTTACCAGATGACCGATGAAGCAGTTGTGGTGGTTTTTACTACCCAGCTGACTAATAAAGCAGCTGCTGCATTTAGGACCCGATTGAATTTGTGATAATGCTGCTAGAATATGCTTGGTAGGTTCGGTTTGTGTAGCTGGAAACTGCAATTATAACAAGTAGCCTTCTTTTTCCTTGGATTTCAACTGGCCTtcttttagttaattttttttgtcaatatAAGCTTTTGACCTCAAGCTTTCTTTTCCGGTTTTCCCTCTCGTGTGTGCCCGTTAGATTCCTTCGTAACCATTATACTGATACAGCGTATGAAAACCATTGTAGAATTACATGTTACACAAATCCTAACAACGTAATATGAATTGAATTAAGCATCTCAGACCAGATGATGAGGCCGATAGACAAAACTGGTCACTGATGAATTGGATAAGTTATCTATCCCCACTCTTCCATTTTCAATTTCTACAGGTAACTTTGGGATATCTTTTTCAGCTAGTTACAAACAAAAAATCAGTGTCAATGATGCCAGCCTTATTGCTGAGTAATATTAATGGCAGGTCAAATCTATAGTGCTAGTTCTCATGAGTTGACTCGAGTTTTGACCACTAAGAACTACAAATTAGCCATGGTTAATTATCAATTAGGTCACCATTTTACACTAGAAAATATCAAGTGGATCACTCGGAAAGTTTTGGTCTCATTTGAGTCACTAaagtcataaaaaaatattaaatggatacctctaatatcttttcgagaagtaaattttatttttcattgagtttcacacatttttcttagctgttaatataatcaaatgaaaggttatgatttctagtatttatgataatatattcagattttaagaaatttatttactatttatttttgattttacaattattttatttaatttatatcaaataaataataaataaatttcttaaaatctaaatatcTTATGATAAATAGTAGAATTCATAgcttttcatttgattatactaaCAGCCAAAAAAAATGTGTGgaactcaatgaaaaataaagtttacttcTCGAAAAGATATTATAGGTAtccatttgatattttttatgactttagtgattcaaatgagaccaaaaatttctgAGTGGTCCACTTGATATTTTCTAGTGTAAAAAGTGACCTAGTTGATAATTAACTCAAATTAGCCTAACAGCTTGAAAATTACGAAACAAATGCATGGTGCTGTTCAAAGGAATAATAATTAGTAATGATCTGGTATCGTTCCACTTGCATATGTTTTACTATTGCTAGTTCATGGGTTGGCATAGAAGAGTACTCATTTATGCAATAGAAAACTATGtaattaatgaaatttaagCATTTACTACTTTACATTGAACTGCAGCTTAAATATGTATCTGCAATCACTCCTCTTCGTATCTCAGCATTATGATCTGCGCCATTGCCTTTCAAGTCTCCAACAGTATAATGATGGATaccaaattttaaaatggaTGGTTAGGCTTACACATTAGACCttattaaagataaatatatgtatgcagaatgaaagaaaatgaaacTTTGTGATAGGCATTGCTATCAATCTGATATAGTTTACTTAGCTCGAGGCAATCAAAATCTGATGGTTGTATTTATTCAAGCATGAAACTGTAAACTAACCAGTCCAGAGACCCTCTGAACGACTGAACCAAAAAGCTCCTGGTGCCTCTTTCCGTTCAAGCTTATTTTAATAAGAAGGTAATTTTATCTCAACATGAACAAGCTTTGATGCAGCTTCCAGAGATCTCTTTCGGTTATCTCCCATCTTCCACATATAACCAGAGCTTTGTCTTTCGAGCAGGCACATAACAAGATGAGATATGTAACAGTGTGACATGCATCTagaattttaagatatttactAATATATCTAAAACTAGGTGTATAACCCGCGCTTCGCGcggtttttgaaaattttatgaaGTAGAAAAATATCATGAATCTCTTCTCTAATTCAAAATTACGATAATCGAGCCAATTGTTGAcaccattttttttttaccaCCGTCTTGAAGGGACAAAAGAAAGATCTTATTGTATTTGTATAAATATGTGACCTTGTTTCATGATCAATTTATTGTGACCCTAACACTTTTATAATCAATAATAAGTTTATTGGATCCTTTTACATTTCTTTAAAATTGTTAAATGTTACAACTTTGTCTCTTTTTTTTCTCCCAAAGAACCAAGttatatcaaaaatttatacacATATTCTTTATCATATTACTTGcataatattatgtaaaattttcccACACAAATCATTTTTTCTTGTACCCCTATTTTTTTGGGTAGAGAAGTAGttactttttaatatatctttttccttttttagcACTGCataagtttattatttttttagttaccAAATCATTTTGACCATCATAGTATTttactaataatatttttttttggtggAGAGTTAGaatcttttcaatatatatttattttgaacttttgtaACATTGCacaagtttattttttttttggttatcaTATCATTTTGGCCAAAATAGTTttctattaataataaattttttgggctaacatatttatatttctgtaatcattaatcttttttgtttggatattaaatttacataattattatttacaaaTCTTAGTAAATCTAAGAATATCACCCTTTTTTTTCTCTCAAAGGACAAAGTCTCATTAATTTCCTAGGCTGATAAACGGCAGAATGCCTAGCCCAttcattttttaaagaaaaatcaagTAACCAAACATGCAGTCAACTTTAGAAGAGCCACAATGCAGAAGGCAAGGGAAATTGTCAATTGGAAAACATCAGTCACATGGTAAAAATAAAAGGAGAAGCCAGGTTCTCATTACATATGCCTTGTTTTATGGCATGCATGAGTCATAAAAAGTTGGCACTATAACATGGATGAAGCTAATAAGGCCTTAAGTGCTGTGCAAGGTCTGACTCTAAGAAGCAACCTGAGATCAGGTGCGAGCTTTCTCTTACGCCCATGAATCTCTCGATCTGTCATCAACAATATTATACTTGTTTTGTGACAACTTGAACACATATTCCTTGCTCATCAGCGACTGCAGTTCTGCTGGAGCAGAGTTGTCACCTGGGGGCATTTTGTTAAGCAGCTTCTTGTCAACCAAATTTCTACAACTCCAGCAGCATCATATCCTGGAACATGATGCGACCATGcatgatttaattatataactataACCACATATAAAAACTATAACAATTACAGTAGAACACTTTAGAgtgataaaaagattcaagtgGAGACATAAAGGCAGTTCATGAGTTTGTTCTTTGTATGCTACAGTAACGGCAGCTAAgcttatttatatacattattctAATGAACTTTACAGATGCATAATTATAAACCAGAGAATGTTTTGATTCTAAAAATCTGCTGCTATGCTCTCCAGATAAATCAAAAACAGATAACTGCCCACGATCATGATCATATAACACAAATCAACCCTGAAAATTAGCAAAAGTATATACGTGATTTGCTAGCGTGGAGATGAATAACATACATACCTGCTTTGATCCTCTAGCTGAATCCGTCATTTGATCCAGAGTCTCTTCACAATCTTTTCCCTTTCAATTCCTTTTGCTTAACAATAAATTCTATTCCCATTCCTGAAAAACAGAGAAACAATAGGTTTGCAAACATCAATATCAAAAACCTTTTTACAAACTTTTTAAAACAACTGCAATTTCTACTTAGACCTCCTCTCCATAATAAGCTGAAACTAAGAACTCAAAATTTCTTCTAGACCAGCAGAGTGCCAAAGCCTCAAATCACTTCTAATCTACAGCACAAGAACAGTATGATTAccgtataaaataaaatatagaaaaaatcgTCCAAAGCTAATTCAAATCTTCATAGAGGCACTCTATCAAACGGTTCTGGTGCAATCGTCGAAAGCTAAAGCACAGGCGTTACCGACGTAGAATCCGAAGTGAGGAGATCCATCAGTATCGTCCCGAAGAGCCCTGCTCGACCAACCCGAAGAGTCCCGCTCGATCAATCAACATACAAAGTAAAATAGTTATCAGGGAAGGCCATTTATAAGAAAATCTCCGAGTAGGCACAGAGGCTTCAGTTACGAACCGGATAAATGAAGTGTCTGTCCAAGTCCCAGACTGAACATAACTGCTAGGCAAGCGGAGAGACAGAAGGAGGCAGAAGGGTTGAtcataaacataatataaaaaaaatagtcagGAGCGCAGAGAGCAGAGATTGTGATTGAAGAAGCATGAGAAGCGCCACGTAGGCCGCCCGAGATTTTACTTTATATAggtatatatagatatagatggTTTTATACACTAGTCAATGCTGAATTAATTACGATGAAAGCAGttatcatttttattatgtaattattttcttattaaaaatgAACAACAAAAACcaataacataaataaataagagaATTCTTCACAGCACAAACGTAACAAACAGCACCTCTAGCGTGTGTGCCTAAACAAAATAGCTTCATACATCCGTGACAGGGTTTTTTGAGACGGAAAAAATGGCAATGGCAAAGGCTCAGGACTTGGTTTCATCTAATGCAGTGGTGGTCTTCAGGTATATGATATAGAAATGATCGGTgattagatgatttgtttctcGAATGATTTGAATTTAAATGAATATTTGGATCGGAAGTTATGCTGATTGATTTGTTTGATCGATGTAATTGGGCAGCAAAACTTACTGCCCGTATTGCACCTCGGTGAAGAAATTGTTTAATGATCTTGGCGTCACCTACAAGCTCGTTGAAATGGATGTTGAAAGTTAGTTTTTTTTACTCTTCCTCTGATTTTTGTTCCACAGCTTGCATCTGTTATATGTATCCTGTTCTCGATGAATTGTACGCATACGAATAACACTTGCATTTTTTTCGTGGTCATATATGTGGTTTGTGAGAGTTAGTAAGTAAAATTAGGGATTTCATTTATGTGTTGTGCAatccaaaaaatttatgaaCTTGGAAAATGTTGGTAGAGAGATCGAAAAATTTGAGGCCTTGGCCAAATCAACTATCTTAAGTTCTGGACATTGTTATTCATACACCCTTAATCTCAGTTAACGTCACACCTTCCTTACTCATTGAGTGCCTCATCCACTGATGAGATCGCTAGTTTAATGGATAGACAGGTTTAGCTCTATTTGTTAGAGACGGCTTAGTGTTAAGTTGATTATTTGTCTGCATATTATTTGAACATTTGCCAGTAagattaataaatttgttcttgCTTGTCTATTACTATTTCAGTCTGCGGTCACATTTTTCAGTTCTTACCCATAAACCAACCTTTAGTTGATCTTTTCAAGTGCTTTGTCGATACAATGATCCAATTGCTAATATACACTGCACGACTGAACTTGTATTGAAGGTGATGGGA
This genomic window contains:
- the LOC108224909 gene encoding glutaredoxin, yielding MALVKAQELVSANGVVVFSKTYCSYCASVKKLFNDLGVTYKLLELDVESDGSEIQAALAEWTKQRTVPNVFIGGKHIGGSDSVFALRKSEKLIPLLTEAKALSVSSSS